One genomic region from Terriglobus aquaticus encodes:
- a CDS encoding NAD(P)-dependent alcohol dehydrogenase gives MPHASGYAAATPKAPLAPFDFERREPGDRDVQIEIKFCGICHSDIHQVRDEWFQGVFPMVPGHEIAGVVKSVGSAVTKFKVGDHVGIGCFVDSCRTCIECKQGEEQFCQVKLVQTYNDRDKEGQPTYGGYSDHIVVDQDYVLRIPANLNLDEAAPLMCAGITLWSPLKHWQAGPGKKVAVIGLGGLGHMGVKLAHALGAEVTVLSQSLKKQDDGKRLGADHFYATNDPETFTKLAGQFDLILNTVSAADDWNRLMTLLKRDGTMVVVGAPEHPVPVSAFSMIVGRKSLAGSMIGSIKETQEMLDFCGEHNIASDIEKISIADVNDAYERVLKSDVRYRFVIDLATLKGGEKAAA, from the coding sequence ATGCCTCACGCATCCGGATACGCTGCAGCCACGCCCAAGGCTCCGCTGGCCCCCTTCGACTTCGAGCGCCGCGAGCCCGGTGACCGCGACGTGCAGATCGAGATCAAGTTCTGCGGCATTTGCCACTCCGACATCCACCAGGTCCGCGACGAGTGGTTCCAGGGCGTTTTCCCAATGGTCCCGGGCCACGAAATCGCTGGCGTGGTGAAGAGCGTCGGCAGCGCCGTTACCAAGTTCAAGGTCGGCGACCACGTTGGCATCGGCTGTTTCGTCGATAGCTGCCGCACCTGTATCGAGTGCAAGCAGGGGGAGGAGCAGTTCTGCCAGGTGAAGCTGGTGCAGACCTACAACGACCGCGACAAGGAAGGCCAGCCCACCTATGGCGGCTACTCCGATCACATCGTCGTCGACCAGGACTACGTCCTCCGCATTCCTGCGAACCTGAACCTGGACGAGGCCGCGCCTCTGATGTGCGCCGGCATCACCCTGTGGTCGCCGCTGAAGCACTGGCAAGCCGGCCCCGGCAAAAAGGTCGCCGTCATCGGCCTGGGCGGTCTGGGTCACATGGGCGTCAAGCTGGCCCATGCCTTGGGCGCTGAGGTTACCGTCCTTAGCCAGTCCCTGAAGAAGCAGGATGACGGCAAGCGCCTGGGTGCCGACCACTTCTACGCCACCAACGATCCGGAAACTTTCACCAAGCTCGCCGGCCAGTTCGACCTGATCCTGAACACCGTTTCCGCCGCCGATGACTGGAACCGCCTGATGACGCTGCTGAAGCGCGACGGCACCATGGTCGTGGTTGGCGCGCCGGAACACCCCGTGCCAGTGTCGGCATTTTCGATGATCGTGGGTCGCAAGTCGCTTGCTGGATCCATGATCGGCTCCATCAAGGAAACGCAGGAAATGCTCGATTTCTGCGGCGAGCACAACATCGCCTCCGACATCGAGAAGATCAGCATCGCCGACGTGAACGATGCCTACGAGCGCGTTCTGAAGAGCGACGTCCGCTACCGCTTCGTCATCGACCTTGCCACGCTCAAGGGCGGCGAAAAGGCCGCGGCGTAA
- a CDS encoding ubiquinone/menaquinone biosynthesis methyltransferase, with amino-acid sequence MPADPPRLTGARPEGTRTTAEASMAVQQMFDTIAPKYDQLNHLLSFGMDRVWWNRAARFFDDVLRRPEANVLDLCCGTADMTAALLARRPASAGAAPITAIDFSHEMIERGRAKLAGKLVDFIEADALNLPLTDASQDLVVSAFGFRNLADYDAGLREIRRVLRPGGRIGILDFSTPSGLLGTAYQLYFQHVLPRIGGILSGSGASYRYLPASVERFPPPAEFCTLMNRAAFRETRWQPYLFGVAGLWSGTADAPQR; translated from the coding sequence ATGCCGGCTGACCCACCTCGTTTGACCGGCGCGCGTCCCGAAGGCACTCGCACCACAGCCGAGGCATCCATGGCCGTGCAGCAGATGTTTGACACCATCGCGCCGAAGTATGACCAGCTCAACCACCTGCTCAGCTTCGGCATGGACCGTGTGTGGTGGAATCGCGCGGCGCGCTTCTTTGACGACGTGCTGCGCCGCCCTGAGGCGAACGTGCTGGACCTGTGCTGTGGCACCGCCGACATGACGGCGGCGCTGCTGGCCCGACGGCCTGCCTCCGCCGGCGCGGCGCCGATCACCGCGATCGACTTCTCGCACGAGATGATCGAGCGCGGCCGCGCCAAGCTCGCCGGCAAGCTAGTTGATTTCATCGAAGCGGATGCCCTGAACCTGCCTTTGACGGACGCCTCGCAGGACCTGGTCGTCTCTGCCTTCGGCTTTCGAAATCTGGCGGACTACGACGCGGGCCTGCGCGAGATCCGGCGCGTGTTGCGCCCCGGCGGCCGCATCGGCATTCTGGATTTCAGCACCCCTTCAGGCTTATTAGGAACGGCTTATCAGTTGTATTTTCAACACGTTCTGCCGCGCATCGGCGGAATCCTCTCCGGCAGCGGAGCATCCTATCGATATCTGCCGGCGAGTGTTGAACGGTTTCCGCCTCCCGCAGAGTTCTGCACGCTGATGAACCGCGCCGCCTTCCGTGAAACCCGCTGGCAACCGTACCTGTTCGGCGTTGCCGGGCTGTGGAGCGGAACCGCGGACGCACCCCAACGCTGA
- the aroB gene encoding 3-dehydroquinate synthase codes for MPEIRVETDSAHYSVHLGSGLLQPQAGASSLVGLPAKASRVIVVTSPEVERFWGESLRRALGNGIPVNLLHVPAGEQHKRLSTVERLCEELAALGADRDTLLIALGGGVIGDITGFVAAIYMRGIRFLQVPTTLLAQVDSSVGGKTGVNLAAGKNLVGSFHQPVAVIADLDTLRTLPVRELRAGLQESVKSAIIRDAALFDFMEANLDAVLAGDSAALERVVESSIRVKAAVVAADEREGGLRMILNFGHTVGHAIEAATEYKHLLHGEAIGWGMLAAIHLGESRGVLPAADANRMRELIRRTTDLPNFAATTERLVALTGSDKKKRSGTLSFILPIGIGQVEIVNDVTEAELSAAVAAMLAEVQAISRASGVEEPAHAG; via the coding sequence ATGCCGGAGATCCGCGTCGAAACCGATTCCGCACACTATTCGGTGCACCTTGGCAGTGGCCTGCTGCAGCCGCAGGCGGGCGCAAGCTCACTCGTCGGCCTGCCCGCTAAAGCCTCACGCGTGATTGTCGTCACCTCTCCGGAGGTCGAGCGCTTCTGGGGTGAGTCGCTGCGCCGCGCTCTTGGCAACGGCATTCCGGTGAACCTGCTCCACGTCCCGGCTGGCGAACAGCACAAGCGCCTCAGCACGGTTGAGCGCCTCTGCGAAGAACTGGCTGCGTTGGGTGCCGATCGCGACACCCTGCTCATCGCTCTTGGCGGCGGTGTCATCGGTGACATTACCGGCTTCGTCGCTGCGATTTACATGCGTGGCATCCGCTTCTTGCAAGTTCCTACGACTCTGCTTGCCCAGGTTGACAGTTCGGTGGGTGGCAAAACCGGCGTAAACCTTGCCGCAGGCAAGAACCTGGTCGGCAGCTTTCACCAGCCGGTCGCTGTCATCGCCGATCTGGACACGCTGCGCACGCTGCCCGTGCGCGAACTTCGCGCCGGCCTGCAGGAGAGCGTCAAGTCCGCCATCATTCGCGACGCGGCTCTCTTCGACTTCATGGAAGCAAATCTCGACGCGGTTCTGGCAGGCGACTCCGCAGCGCTCGAACGCGTGGTCGAGAGCAGCATTCGGGTCAAGGCGGCCGTGGTTGCAGCCGACGAGCGAGAAGGCGGTCTGCGGATGATCCTCAACTTCGGCCACACCGTCGGCCACGCGATTGAAGCGGCAACCGAGTACAAGCACCTGCTGCATGGCGAGGCGATCGGCTGGGGCATGCTGGCCGCGATTCACCTGGGCGAGTCGCGCGGCGTGCTGCCCGCTGCGGACGCGAACCGGATGCGTGAACTCATCCGCCGAACTACCGACCTGCCTAATTTTGCAGCAACTACGGAGCGCCTCGTAGCGCTCACCGGATCCGACAAGAAGAAGCGCAGCGGCACGCTCTCATTCATCCTGCCGATCGGTATCGGGCAGGTTGAAATCGTCAACGACGTCACAGAGGCCGAGTTGAGCGCTGCCGTTGCCGCCATGTTGGCCGAGGTGCAGGCAATCAGCAGGGCATCCGGAGTGGAGGAGCCCGCGCATGCCGGCTGA
- a CDS encoding peroxiredoxin, translating into MQIGDPVEFTLPDQNGDAVSLSQFRGSPVVLFFYPRADTPGCTAEACEFRDLYSELKAAGAVLLGISRDTPGKQKKFAEKYSLPYTLLADPEMTVAREFDVVKQGSMYGKPVTKVERSTFLFDKDGKLQAEFRAVKPEGHAAEMLAAVRGGS; encoded by the coding sequence ATGCAGATTGGCGACCCTGTCGAGTTCACGCTGCCCGATCAGAACGGCGATGCTGTTTCCCTCTCCCAGTTCCGCGGCAGCCCCGTGGTGCTGTTCTTCTACCCGCGTGCCGACACGCCGGGCTGTACGGCCGAGGCGTGCGAGTTCCGCGATCTATACAGCGAGTTGAAGGCCGCTGGTGCCGTGCTGCTGGGCATTTCCCGCGACACGCCCGGCAAGCAGAAGAAGTTTGCCGAGAAGTACAGCCTGCCCTACACGCTGCTGGCCGACCCGGAGATGACGGTGGCGCGCGAGTTCGACGTGGTGAAGCAAGGCAGCATGTATGGCAAGCCGGTGACGAAAGTGGAACGATCCACGTTCCTCTTTGACAAGGACGGAAAGCTGCAAGCTGAGTTCCGCGCCGTAAAGCCGGAAGGCCACGCGGCGGAGATGCTGGCCGCGGTGCGGGGCGGCAGCTAG
- a CDS encoding efflux RND transporter permease subunit produces the protein MNTEPQPGDTTPSDRQRPGDAGKLNAGEGTRGPDKRAGDSAPQDRSSRHEERLNAEAAEDANSPIGGVHFSAPFIQRPVATFLLSIAIILAGAVAYKLMPVASLPEVEFPVISVGAGLPGADPETMASAVATPLERQFSRIAGVNQMTSTSSIGSASITLQFDLSRDINGAARDVQAAISAARAQLPANLPSNPTYRKINPADAPIMILALTSDTLTVPQLYDAADSILAQKLASVQGVGQTFVGGSSKPAVRLEANPQQLTSYNLSLNTLAAAAQTFNVLEPKGYLNGADQRWSISTSDQLFGADAYRPLVVATSRGPVTTVTANNGLQANVASATAGATGGGGSNNTGSSSANGAGSSTSASSSGSSTGTSGGSSSSSSASSGSVSSLASPTTGGGGGGGTANTGGTAATTTQTNAAVSSIGSNVSAPTTAAINSGTGYTSAAINTNASNVATTSTPAAGIVRVGDVAQVVNSVEDIHTFGMFNGKPSILIIVFKSPGANVIETVDNIEKQLPMLQASIPPSIKLQVALDRTVTIRASVRDITRTMMITIVLVILVVFFFLREVRSTLIPSVSVPLSLLGTFGVMYLLGYTLDNLSLMALTISTGFVVDDAIVVIENISRHLEEGLSPYEAAMLGSKEIGFTVVSMSISLIAVFIPILLMGGIVGRLFREFAVTLSVAILMSLMVSLSTTPMLSAKFLKAHKDIKHGRLYRWSEKFFDFINMEYEHGLSWVLRHQLPVLLITIGTFALNIYLFILVPKGFFPQQDTGRMGGRIQGQQDVSFDAMKLKVEQMTEIVKKDPAVQNVMSSVGGGGPGGGASNSGNMFIFLKDPDQRKGESADMVIARLRPKLSSMPGVITYLQSSQELNIGGRSSATQYQYTLTADSVSNLNQWAPKMMEAMQHEPDLRDIATDQQDQGLRAQLVIDRDTASRLGISALTIDQTLSAAFGQRQVSTTYKPLNQYHVVLEVAPEWQQNPDALKTIFVTSSTGAQVPLSAISHFEIQRIPLQVNHQGLSPAATLSFNLPPGVSLSQATAAIDHARNSIGVPASIAGGFQGTAAAFKDSLSSEPILILLALTAVYIVLGILYESFIHPLTILSTLPSAGVGALIALLVTQVDLSVIAMIGIILLIGIVKKNAIMMIDFALVAERDHGKSPRDAIYEACLLRFRPIMMTTMAALLGAIPLAFGTGTGSELRRPLGITIVGGLLVSQALTLFTTPVVYLYMDRLRAFLARFFGSAPEAAPKKPYNYPQPVAGD, from the coding sequence ATGAACACCGAACCACAACCCGGCGACACCACCCCCAGCGACCGTCAGCGGCCCGGCGATGCCGGCAAGCTGAACGCGGGCGAGGGCACGCGCGGACCGGACAAGCGCGCTGGTGATTCCGCTCCGCAGGATCGCAGTTCGCGGCACGAGGAGCGCCTCAACGCCGAGGCCGCGGAGGACGCGAACTCGCCCATTGGTGGCGTGCACTTCTCCGCGCCGTTCATCCAGCGCCCCGTCGCGACGTTTCTGCTTTCCATCGCCATCATTCTGGCGGGCGCGGTCGCGTACAAGCTGATGCCGGTCGCCTCGTTGCCTGAGGTAGAGTTCCCGGTCATCTCCGTCGGTGCGGGTCTGCCGGGCGCAGACCCGGAGACCATGGCGTCCGCTGTCGCCACCCCGCTTGAACGCCAGTTCTCGCGCATCGCCGGCGTCAACCAGATGACATCGACGTCGTCGATCGGTTCGGCCAGCATCACGTTGCAGTTCGATCTGTCGCGCGACATCAACGGCGCCGCGCGCGACGTGCAGGCCGCCATCAGCGCCGCCCGCGCCCAGTTGCCGGCAAACCTGCCCAGCAATCCGACCTACCGCAAGATCAATCCTGCAGACGCGCCGATTATGATCCTGGCGCTCACCAGCGACACGCTGACCGTCCCGCAGCTCTATGACGCCGCCGACTCCATCCTGGCGCAGAAATTGGCCTCGGTGCAGGGCGTGGGGCAGACGTTCGTGGGCGGATCCTCCAAGCCCGCGGTTCGGCTTGAGGCGAACCCGCAGCAGCTCACCAGTTACAACCTGTCGCTGAACACGCTTGCGGCCGCGGCCCAGACCTTCAATGTGCTGGAGCCCAAGGGGTACCTGAACGGTGCGGATCAGCGATGGTCCATCAGCACCAGCGACCAGCTCTTTGGCGCGGACGCCTACCGCCCTCTGGTCGTGGCCACCAGCCGCGGCCCGGTCACCACGGTCACCGCCAACAACGGTCTGCAGGCGAATGTGGCCAGCGCGACCGCGGGCGCAACCGGAGGAGGCGGCAGCAACAACACGGGCAGCTCTTCCGCCAACGGCGCGGGATCGTCCACCTCGGCCAGCAGCTCCGGTTCCAGCACGGGTACGTCCGGCGGCAGTTCCTCCTCGAGCAGCGCGTCCTCAGGCTCGGTCTCGTCACTGGCTTCCCCGACCACGGGTGGTGGCGGCGGTGGTGGCACTGCGAACACGGGTGGAACTGCGGCGACCACGACTCAGACCAACGCCGCCGTCAGTTCGATCGGCAGTAACGTTTCCGCGCCCACCACGGCGGCCATCAACAGCGGCACCGGCTACACCTCGGCCGCCATCAACACCAACGCGTCCAACGTTGCGACCACCAGCACGCCGGCTGCCGGCATCGTGCGCGTGGGCGACGTCGCCCAGGTGGTCAACTCCGTTGAAGACATTCACACCTTCGGCATGTTCAACGGCAAGCCGTCGATCCTGATCATCGTCTTCAAGTCGCCCGGCGCCAACGTCATCGAGACGGTCGACAACATCGAGAAGCAGCTTCCCATGCTGCAGGCATCCATCCCGCCCAGCATCAAGCTGCAGGTGGCACTCGACCGCACCGTCACGATTCGCGCCAGCGTGCGAGACATCACGCGGACCATGATGATCACCATCGTTCTGGTGATCCTGGTCGTCTTCTTCTTCCTGCGCGAGGTCCGGTCCACGCTGATCCCGTCGGTCTCGGTGCCGCTCTCCTTGCTGGGCACCTTCGGCGTCATGTACCTGTTGGGCTACACGCTCGACAACCTGTCGCTGATGGCGCTGACCATCTCGACCGGCTTCGTGGTGGACGACGCCATTGTCGTCATCGAGAACATCTCGCGGCACCTGGAAGAGGGTCTGTCGCCGTATGAAGCGGCCATGCTCGGGTCGAAGGAGATCGGCTTCACCGTCGTCTCCATGTCGATCTCGCTCATTGCGGTGTTCATCCCCATCCTGCTGATGGGCGGCATCGTGGGCCGACTCTTCCGCGAGTTTGCGGTCACCTTGTCGGTGGCCATTCTGATGTCGCTGATGGTGTCGCTCTCCACCACACCGATGCTTTCTGCGAAGTTCCTCAAAGCGCACAAAGACATCAAGCACGGCCGGCTCTATCGCTGGAGCGAGAAGTTCTTCGACTTCATCAACATGGAATATGAGCACGGCCTGAGCTGGGTGCTTCGGCACCAATTGCCGGTGCTGCTCATCACCATTGGCACTTTCGCGCTCAACATCTACCTGTTCATCCTGGTGCCCAAGGGCTTCTTTCCGCAGCAGGATACCGGGCGCATGGGCGGCCGCATTCAGGGCCAGCAGGACGTCTCGTTCGACGCCATGAAGCTGAAGGTCGAGCAGATGACGGAGATCGTCAAGAAGGATCCTGCCGTGCAAAACGTGATGAGCTCCGTGGGCGGCGGCGGACCGGGCGGCGGCGCGTCCAACAGCGGCAACATGTTCATCTTCCTGAAGGATCCGGACCAGCGCAAAGGCGAGTCCGCGGACATGGTGATCGCGCGCCTGCGGCCCAAGCTTTCCAGCATGCCGGGTGTCATCACCTACCTGCAGTCCTCGCAGGAACTGAACATCGGCGGCCGCAGCTCCGCGACGCAGTATCAGTACACACTCACCGCCGATTCGGTCAGCAACCTGAACCAGTGGGCGCCGAAGATGATGGAGGCGATGCAGCACGAGCCCGACTTGCGCGACATCGCCACCGACCAGCAGGATCAGGGGTTGCGTGCACAGCTCGTGATCGACCGCGACACCGCCTCGCGGCTTGGCATCAGCGCACTTACCATTGACCAGACGCTCTCTGCGGCGTTCGGCCAGCGGCAGGTGTCGACCACTTACAAGCCGCTGAACCAGTACCACGTGGTTCTGGAGGTTGCGCCGGAGTGGCAGCAGAACCCGGACGCGCTGAAGACGATCTTTGTCACGTCATCCACCGGCGCCCAGGTGCCGCTCTCGGCGATCTCGCATTTTGAGATTCAGCGCATTCCGCTGCAGGTGAATCACCAGGGGCTGTCCCCGGCAGCCACGCTGTCGTTCAATTTGCCTCCGGGCGTCTCACTGTCGCAGGCCACCGCGGCAATCGATCACGCCCGCAACAGCATTGGGGTGCCCGCGTCCATCGCAGGCGGGTTCCAGGGCACGGCCGCGGCCTTCAAGGACTCGCTGTCTTCCGAGCCGATCCTGATCCTGCTGGCGCTTACCGCGGTCTACATCGTGCTGGGCATCCTGTATGAGAGCTTTATCCACCCGCTTACCATTCTCAGCACGCTGCCCTCCGCGGGTGTCGGCGCGCTGATCGCGCTCCTCGTCACGCAAGTCGACCTCTCGGTCATCGCGATGATCGGCATCATCCTGCTGATCGGCATTGTGAAAAAGAACGCGATCATGATGATCGACTTTGCCCTGGTCGCCGAGCGCGACCACGGCAAGAGCCCGCGGGATGCCATCTACGAAGCGTGCTTGCTGCGCTTCCGGCCCATTATGATGACCACCATGGCTGCTCTGCTGGGAGCGATCCCGCTTGCGTTCGGCACGGGAACCGGTTCCGAGCTGCGCCGTCCGCTTGGCATCACCATCGTTGGTGGCCTCCTGGTGTCGCAGGCGCTTACGCTCTTCACTACGCCGGTGGTGTACCTCTACATGGATCGGCTCCGCGCTTTCCTGGCACGCTTTTTCGGAAGCGCTCCCGAGGCCGCACCCAAGAAGCCCTACAACTACCCTCAGCCGGTCGCAGGAGACTAG
- a CDS encoding multidrug efflux RND transporter permease subunit, translated as MSPSRPFILRPVATALLMVAILLAGAVAYFQLPVSALPEVDYPTIQVQTFYPGASPDVMASAVTGPLERQFGEIPGLTQMTSTSSGGGSIITLQFNLSESIDVAQQDVQAAINAAQSYLPKDLPNPPIYNKVNPADAPILTLALTSDTLPLTKVEDLADTVLAQKISQMSGVGLVSIAGGQKPGVRIQANPTALAGQGLSLEDLRSALASANVDQAKGNLNGAHQSYIIGANDQLLTAKDYNNTIVAYRNGSPVYLRDVANAIDGAENAFQAAWMGRAAEDGEGAQIHPAVIVNIQRQPGANIIGVVDSIQALLPRLQATLPGSVKLQVLTDRTNTIRASVKDVQFELMLTIGLVILVIFLFLRSWRATIIPSIAVPLSIIGTFGVMYLLGYSLNNLSLMALTISTGFVVDDAIVMVENIDRYLEEGHSPLEAALMGSEQIGFTILSLTISLIAVLIPLLFMGDIVGRLFREFAVTLSVTILVSAVVSLTLTPMMAAKLLRHTPDSQKGRFYKRSEDFFNWVIAKYAVGVRFVLRHQVITLLVTAATFALTFFMYAVVQKGFFPVQDTGELLAITDTSQDTSFAAMSQKQQALAYQILQDPDVASISSYIGIDATNNTLNSGRIQIDLKDKEDRKSDAVAVIRRLQPKLNQVEGIQAYLQPLQDLTVDTRTARTQYQFSVEDANSDELVHYSDLLLQKFKTLPALADVATDQTTDGLQASLVIDRDTASRLGITPQNIDDTLYDAFGQRQVSTMFTQQNQYHVVLEVAPKFQRNPAALDNIYVKSSNGTQVPLSTFTHFEQTNTTLAVSHQGQFPSVNLSFNLAPGYAIGDAVKQVGKAVKELNLPLSVNASFQGTAASFEASLSNEPLLILAALITVYIVLGVLYESYIHPITILSTLPSAGVGAILALQITNTDLSVIALIGIILLIGIVKKNAIMMIDFALEAEREQGKTPEESIYQACLLRFRPIMMTTMAALLGGVPLALGTGTGSELRRPLGITIVGGLIVSQILTLFTTPVVYLFFDRIGRRYFGTQEADKEFQQHIHEAEPHYAAGD; from the coding sequence ATGAGTCCCTCACGCCCGTTTATCCTTCGGCCGGTTGCCACGGCGCTGCTCATGGTGGCGATCCTGCTGGCGGGTGCGGTCGCCTACTTCCAGCTGCCGGTCTCCGCCCTTCCTGAGGTGGATTACCCCACCATCCAGGTGCAGACGTTCTACCCCGGCGCCAGCCCTGACGTGATGGCGTCCGCCGTGACCGGACCGCTGGAACGGCAGTTCGGCGAGATCCCCGGCCTGACCCAGATGACCTCCACCTCGTCCGGTGGCGGCTCCATCATCACGCTGCAGTTCAATCTGTCGGAGTCCATCGACGTCGCCCAGCAGGACGTGCAGGCCGCGATCAACGCCGCGCAAAGCTACCTGCCGAAAGATCTGCCGAACCCACCCATCTACAACAAGGTGAACCCGGCAGACGCGCCGATCCTGACGTTAGCGCTAACGTCGGACACGCTGCCGCTGACCAAGGTCGAAGACCTTGCCGACACTGTGCTGGCGCAAAAGATCTCGCAGATGTCCGGCGTCGGGCTGGTCAGCATCGCGGGCGGCCAGAAGCCGGGTGTGCGCATCCAGGCAAATCCGACCGCCTTGGCAGGGCAGGGTCTGTCGCTGGAGGACCTGCGTTCCGCCCTGGCCAGCGCCAACGTCGACCAGGCCAAGGGCAACCTAAACGGAGCGCACCAGAGCTACATCATTGGCGCCAACGACCAGCTGCTCACCGCCAAGGACTACAACAACACCATCGTTGCGTACCGCAACGGCTCGCCGGTCTACCTGCGCGATGTCGCCAACGCGATCGACGGTGCGGAGAATGCGTTCCAGGCAGCGTGGATGGGCCGCGCCGCAGAAGACGGCGAAGGCGCGCAGATCCACCCTGCGGTCATCGTCAACATCCAGCGGCAGCCCGGCGCAAACATCATCGGCGTGGTCGATAGCATTCAGGCGCTGCTGCCACGCCTGCAGGCCACGTTGCCTGGCTCGGTCAAGCTGCAGGTGCTCACCGACCGAACCAACACGATCCGCGCGAGCGTCAAAGACGTCCAGTTCGAGCTGATGCTCACCATCGGCCTGGTTATCCTGGTCATCTTCCTCTTCCTGCGTTCCTGGCGCGCCACGATCATTCCATCCATCGCCGTGCCGCTCTCGATCATCGGCACCTTCGGCGTCATGTATCTGTTGGGCTACTCGCTCAACAACCTGTCGCTGATGGCGCTGACCATCTCCACCGGCTTCGTCGTCGACGACGCCATCGTGATGGTCGAGAACATCGACCGTTACCTGGAGGAAGGGCACTCGCCGCTGGAAGCAGCGCTGATGGGATCGGAGCAGATCGGCTTTACGATCCTCTCGCTCACTATTTCGCTCATTGCAGTGCTCATTCCGCTGCTCTTCATGGGCGACATCGTGGGCCGGCTGTTCCGCGAATTTGCGGTCACCTTGTCCGTGACCATCCTGGTTTCGGCTGTTGTCTCGCTGACGCTCACGCCCATGATGGCGGCCAAACTGCTCCGCCACACCCCTGACAGTCAGAAGGGGCGGTTCTACAAGCGCAGCGAAGACTTCTTCAACTGGGTTATCGCCAAGTACGCCGTGGGCGTGCGCTTCGTTCTACGCCACCAGGTGATCACCCTGCTCGTCACCGCGGCGACCTTTGCACTCACCTTCTTCATGTACGCCGTCGTGCAAAAGGGCTTCTTCCCCGTGCAGGACACCGGTGAGCTGCTTGCCATCACGGACACCTCGCAGGACACCAGCTTCGCCGCGATGAGCCAGAAGCAGCAGGCACTCGCGTACCAGATCCTGCAGGATCCTGACGTTGCATCGATCAGCTCGTACATCGGCATCGACGCGACCAACAACACGCTCAACTCCGGCCGCATCCAAATCGACCTGAAGGACAAAGAAGACCGCAAGTCCGACGCCGTGGCCGTGATCCGCCGACTGCAGCCCAAGCTGAACCAGGTGGAAGGTATCCAGGCGTACCTGCAACCGTTGCAGGATTTGACCGTCGACACTCGCACTGCCCGCACTCAGTACCAGTTCTCTGTGGAGGACGCCAACTCGGACGAGCTGGTGCACTACTCCGATCTGCTGCTGCAGAAGTTCAAGACGCTGCCCGCCCTGGCCGACGTCGCAACGGACCAGACCACCGACGGCCTGCAGGCCAGCCTGGTCATCGATCGCGACACGGCATCCCGCCTCGGCATCACGCCGCAGAACATCGACGACACCCTGTACGACGCCTTTGGGCAGCGGCAGGTGTCCACCATGTTTACCCAGCAGAACCAGTACCACGTGGTGCTGGAGGTCGCGCCCAAGTTCCAGCGCAATCCCGCCGCGCTCGACAACATCTACGTGAAGAGCAGCAACGGCACCCAGGTTCCGCTCAGCACCTTTACGCACTTTGAGCAGACGAACACCACACTGGCCGTCTCGCACCAGGGGCAGTTCCCGTCGGTGAACCTGTCGTTCAACCTGGCACCCGGGTACGCCATCGGCGATGCCGTGAAGCAGGTGGGCAAGGCCGTGAAGGAACTGAACCTGCCGCTCAGTGTGAATGCCAGCTTCCAGGGCACGGCGGCTTCGTTTGAAGCGTCGCTCAGCAATGAACCGCTGCTCATCCTGGCCGCACTCATCACCGTGTACATCGTGCTGGGCGTGTTGTACGAAAGCTACATCCACCCCATCACGATTTTGTCCACGCTGCCATCGGCCGGCGTGGGCGCGATCCTCGCGCTGCAGATCACAAATACCGACCTCAGCGTCATCGCGCTGATCGGCATCATCCTGCTGATCGGCATCGTGAAGAAGAACGCCATCATGATGATCGACTTCGCGCTGGAAGCCGAGCGCGAACAGGGAAAGACGCCCGAGGAGTCGATCTACCAGGCCTGCCTGCTGCGCTTCCGGCCCATCATGATGACCACCATGGCCGCGCTGCTGGGTGGTGTTCCGCTAGCACTGGGCACCGGAACGGGGTCCGAACTGCGGCGGCCGCTCGGCATCACCATCGTCGGCGGGCTGATTGTGTCGCAGATTCTTACCCTGTTCACCACGCCTGTCGTCTATCTCTTCTTTGACCGCATCGGCCGCCGCTACTTCGGCACTCAAGAGGCTGACAAAGAATTCCAGCAGCACATTCACGAAGCCGAGCCGCACTACGCGGCCGGCGACTAA